One genomic window of Coffea eugenioides isolate CCC68of chromosome 1, Ceug_1.0, whole genome shotgun sequence includes the following:
- the LOC113776350 gene encoding uncharacterized protein LOC113776350, with product MESDDPEKFLAFQHHPPNFITLSPFSPACYPSPSRRLSSCFTEPSRPVRAARRLAWVSLQGRLVGAEEASSAKTIAGENGSLFSRKEAVAWELFSPIHRILIVTVIAVAVANSKRNRQIFQLKKAVELRDQVLLRMQEKLDNLCEQINFFKDQPEIATEKNGCQLCQQHKHEPTNLAGNSVVKTLKRDEMLKCKWAPTIEAEPEERRMSDLSDWGSSVTSSVDLQLNSFSIEQDIHKLQRECEEKDVTIKELSTAIHSAQVFGSKRITELEDVIRRKNMITTKLKKDILVLEQKVVNLTRTRRPSFSAVVSNDRQLPVMADNVLYDIDNTTSPSSSDSDSSPGNQPQFPRPKSGENPVQKAERALRGIPKLEQAKGSTLSPKPNYHHQNSQPVSPLKEKSLNQLANADPNSRRNVTSSVSQHPTSRRRVLARSRDASIPKRWV from the exons ATGGAATCCGACGACCCAGAAAAATTCTTGGCCTTTCAACACCATCCGCCGAATTTCATAACACTCTCTCCATTTTCTCCTGCTTGTTATCCATCTCCCAGTCGCCGTCTTTCCAGCTGTTTTACGGAGCCGAGCAGGCCAGTACGGGCTGCAAGGCGGCTGGCTTGGGTGTCCCTCCAAGGCCGGCTTGTGGGCGCAGAAGAAGCCAGCTCGGCTAAAACTATAGCCGGAGAAAATGGCTCGTTGTTCAGCCGGAAAGAAGCTGTTGCCTGGGAACTCTTTAGCCCCATTCATAGGATTCTTATAGTTACTGTTATCGCCGTGGCCGTGGCAAATTCGAAGAGAAACAGACAGATTTTTCAGTTGAAAAAAGCTGTTGAATTAAGG GATCAAGTACTTCTGCGAATGCAAGAGAAGCTAGACAATTTATGTGAGCAGATCAACTTCTTTAAGGATCAGCCTGAGATTGCAACAGAGAAGAATGGGTGCCAATTATGCCAACAGCACAAGCATGAACCGACTAATTTAGCG GGTAACTCAGTAGTCAAGACATTGAAGAGGGATGAAATGCTAAAGTGCAAATGGGCGCCTACCATTGAGGCGGAACCAGAGGAGCGCCGCATGTCGGATTTGTCTGATTGGGGTTCTAGTGTTACTTCCTCTGTGGATCTACAG TTGAACAGTTTCTCCATCGAACAAGATATCCACAAGTTGCAAAGAGAATGTGAAGAAAAGGATGTCACCATAAAGGAGCTGTCAACTGCCATCCACTCTGCTCAAGTTTTTGGCTCCAAG AGGATTACAGAGTTGGAAGATGTAATACGCCGGAAGAATATGATTACTACAAAACTCAAGAAGGACATCCTGGTTCTTGAGCAGAAG GTGGTAAACCTAACAAGAACTCGTAGACCCTCTTTCTCTGCGGTAGTCTCAAATGATCGTCAGCTTCCTGTCATGGCAGATAACGTCCTGTATGATATTGATAACACTACCAGCCCTTCATCCTCCGACTCTGATAGCTCCCCTGGAAATCAGCCTCAGTTTCCAAGACCTAAAAGCGGGGAAAACCCTGTTCAAAAAGCAGAGAGAGCTTTGAGAGGGATACCAAAATTGGAACAGGCTAAAGGCTCCACTCTCTCACCGAAACCAAACTATCACCACCAAAATTCTCAACCTGTTAGTCCACTGAAGGAAAAATCACTAAATCAACTAGCCAACGCAGACCCCAATTCAAGACGGAATGTGACTTCTTCTGTCAGTCAGCATCCTACGAGTAGGAGACGAGTTCTAGCCAGATCTAGGGATGCCTCCATACCGAAAAGATGGGTTTA G
- the LOC113751948 gene encoding uncharacterized protein LOC113751948, with translation MRMDRSNSSDFRSSSGSMKSSGPLVLSIQCIKGSSRADEWTGNLLQTGDIVEELRIGNLTIRAPFKNGKSGVQKILHNSFKSKETSIKVTVRRAADECAELLACIVPNESAGKRQYMLRAIDDPNYAVGFSDRTVSECLQLQASRIDLMVNELANTPLQDGYVSYPWERRMHEMLSVPNSSSFYSMLLLPKASDTVSFRCNDLEDTLARANAWLNSSQASGVPIVFMNVQTESLLTKISGETASSTVSAGSLSDLSNLASTSLYGFEDYHGVDIGVVRAVRLWFSPLGGEVPIEVKIKENDTKLGFAISRTEEGFIYISSVIEGDDEAPSSRSGLSSLYKEATRECKLLVVSRISNMKVLPWMVSPSGAIRCFDTVSLSQKLSLHRHARVPIILHVFIWNRSVGIPSASSIRSRAISPTVLPVPPEILLGQHPNENQVLPLQPETSVESRIVSSDGSESRLERDTAGESSFRFHDFTLSNNWV, from the exons atgcGCATGGACCGTTCTAACTCATCAGATTTCCGGTCTTCTTCGGGCAGTATGAAATCTTCAGGCCCTTTAGTCCTATCGATACAGTGCATAAAGGGGAGTTCAAGAGCTGATGAATGGACGGGAAACCTGTTGCAGACCGGGGACATCGTTGAAGAGCTAAGGATCGGAAACTTGACAATTCGAGCACCATTCAAGAATGGAAAATCTGGAGTGCAGAAAATTCTGCACAATTCATTCAAGTCTAAAGAGACATCTATCAAGGTTACCGTCCGAAGAGCCGCCGATGAGTGTGCTGAGCTGCTGGCTTGTATTGTCCCTAATGAATCTGCCGGCAAAAGACAGTATATGTTGAGAGCCATTGATGATCCAAATTATGCTGTAGGGTTCTCAGATCGGACGGTGAGTGAATGCTTACAGCTACAAG CTTCGAGGATTGACTTGATGGTGAATGAACTGGCCAATACACCACTTCAAGATGGGTATGTTTCATATCCATGGGAGAGGAGAATGCATGAGATGCTGTCTGTTCCGAACTCGAGCAGCTTTTACTCGATGCTTCTCTTGCCAAAAGCCTCGGACACTGTGTCTTTCCGCTGCAATGATCTGGAGGATACTCTTGCCAGAGCAAATGCATGGCTCAATTCATCTCAGGCATCAGGCGTACCAATTGTTTTCATGAATGTCCAGACAGAGTCCTTGCTCACCAAG ATATCTGGAGAAACAGCATCTTCCACTGTCAGTGCTGGATCACTGTCAGATTTATCAAATCTTGCTAGTACAAGCCTATATGGTTTTGAAGACTACCATGGGGTGGATATAGGTGTAGTCCGTGCAGTGCGGTTATGGTTTTCACCACTTGGAGGAGAGGTTCCAATTGAggtcaaaataaaagaaaatgacacAAAGCTAGGCTTTGCCATCAGCAGAACAGAGGAG GGATTCATCTACATTTCATCGGTTATTGAAGGAGATGATGAAGCACCTTCATCACGATCAGGTCTAAGCAGTCTCTACAAGGAAGCTACCAGAGAATGTAAACTCTTGGTGGTGTCAAGAATATCTAATATGAAGGTCCTTCCATGGATGGTTTCTCCATCAGGAGCCATCCGCTGTTTTGACACGGTTTCTCTTAGCCAAAAGCTCTCATTGCATCGCCATGCCAGGGTGCCTATCATCCTTCATGTCTTCATATGGAATAGGTCCGTAGGTATCCCAAGTGCCAGTAGCATCAGGTCTAGAGCCATCTCTCCAACTGTGCTCCCAGTGCCACCTGAAATTCTTCTCGGGCAACATCCAAATGAAAACCAGGTCCTTCCTTTGCAGCCTGAAACTTCAGTTGAAAGCAGGATAGTCAGTAGTGATGGTTCAGAAAGTAGGCTTGAAAGAGATACTGCAGGAGAATCCTCTTTCAGGTTTCATGATTTTACACTCTCAAATAATTGGGTATGA